A stretch of the Macaca mulatta isolate MMU2019108-1 chromosome 16, T2T-MMU8v2.0, whole genome shotgun sequence genome encodes the following:
- the CDR2L gene encoding cerebellar degeneration-related protein 2-like: MRRAAGMEDFSAEEEEPWYDQQDLEQDLHLAAELGKTLLERNKELEGSLQQMYSTNEEQVQEIEYLTKQLDTLRHVNEQHAKVYEQLDLTARDLELTNHRLVLESKAAQQKIHGLTETIERLQAQVEELQAQVEQLRGLEQLQVLREKRERRRTIHTFPCLKELCTSPRCKDAFRLHSSSLELGPRPLEQENERLQSLVGVLRSQVSQERQRKERAEREYTAVLQEYSELERQLCEMEACRLRVQELEAELLELQQMKQAKTYLLGPDDHLAEALLAPLTQAPEADDPQPGRGDDSGAQDGVSSPAASPGHVVRKSCSDTALNAIVAKDPASRHAGNLTLHANSVRKRGMSILREVDEQYHALLEKYEELLSKCRQHGAGVRHTGVQTSRPISRDSSWRDLRGGEEGQGEAKAGEKSLSQHVEAVDKRLEQSQPEYKALFKEIFSRIQKTKADINATKVKTHSSK, from the exons ACTTGCACCTAGCTGCAGAGCTGGGGAAGACTCTGCTGGAGAGGAACAAGGAGCTGGAGGGGTCCCTGCAGCAGATGTACTCCACCAATGAGGAACAGGTGCAGGAGATCGAG TACCTAACCAAGCAGCTGGACACGCTGCGGCATGTGAACGAGCAGCACGCCAAAGTCTACGAGCAGCTGGACCTGACAGCCCGGGACCTGGAGCTGACCAACCACAGGCTGGTACTGGAGAGCAAGGCCGCCCAGCAGAAGATCCATGG GCTGACGGAGACCATTGAGCGCCTCCAGGCCCAGGTGGAGGAGCTGCAGGCCCAGGTGGAGCAACTAAGAGGCCTGGAGCAGCTGCAAGTGCTCCGGGAGAAGCGGGAACGCAGGCGTACCATCCACACCTTCCCCTGCCTCAAGGAGCTATGCACCAGCCCCCG GTGCAAGGATGCTTTCCGCCTACACAGTTCCTCCCTGGAGCTGGGCCCGCGGCCCCTGGAGCAGGAGAACGAGCGGCTGCAGTCCCTGGTGGGGGTGCTGCGCTCCCAGGTGAGCCAGGAGCGGCAGCGCAAGGAGCGGGCAGAGCGCGAGTACACCGCGGTGCTGCAGGAGTACTCTGAGCTGGAGCGCCAGCTATGCGAGATGGAGGCCTGTCGCCTGCGCGTGCAAGAGCTGGAGGCAGAGCTGCTGGAGCTGCAGCAGATGAAGCAGGCCAAGACCTACCTACTGGGCCCGGACGACCACCTGGCCGAGGCCCTGCTTGCACCCCTCACGCAGGCCCCTGAGGCTGACGATCCCCAGCCCGGCCGCGGCGACGACTCAGGCGCCCAGGACGGTGTCTCCTCACCTGCCGCCTCCCCAGGCCATGTGGTGCGCAAGAGCTGCAGCGACACTGCGCTTAACGCCATCGTGGCCAAAGACCCAGCCAGCCGGCACGCGGGCAACCTCACACTGCACGCCAACAGTGTGCGCAAGCGGGGCATGTCCATTCTGCGGGAGGTGGACGAGCAGTACCACGCGCTGCTTGAGAAGTACGAGGAGCTGCTTAGCAAGTGCCGGCAGCACGGGGCCGGGGTGCGGCACACCGGTGTGCAGACCTCGCGCCCCATCTCCCGGGACAGCTCGTGGAGGGACTTGCGCGGGGGTGAGGAGGGCCagggggaggccaaggcaggtgagaAGAGCCTAAGCCAGCACGTGGAGGCTGTCGACAAGCGGCTGGAGCAGAGCCAGCCCGAGTACAAGGCGCTCTTTAAGGAGATCTTCTCCAGGATCCAGAAGACCAAGGCTGACATCAACGCCACCAAAGTCAAGACGCACAGCAGCAAGTGA
- the CDR2L gene encoding cerebellar degeneration-related protein 2-like isoform X1 yields the protein MRRAAGMEDFSAEEEEPWYDQQDLEQDLHLAAELGKTLLERNKELEGSLQQMYSTNEEQVQEIEVRALHVLAHTPQGPLGLDICPCPIPKGYSMCFHPQYLTKQLDTLRHVNEQHAKVYEQLDLTARDLELTNHRLVLESKAAQQKIHGLTETIERLQAQVEELQAQVEQLRGLEQLQVLREKRERRRTIHTFPCLKELCTSPRCKDAFRLHSSSLELGPRPLEQENERLQSLVGVLRSQVSQERQRKERAEREYTAVLQEYSELERQLCEMEACRLRVQELEAELLELQQMKQAKTYLLGPDDHLAEALLAPLTQAPEADDPQPGRGDDSGAQDGVSSPAASPGHVVRKSCSDTALNAIVAKDPASRHAGNLTLHANSVRKRGMSILREVDEQYHALLEKYEELLSKCRQHGAGVRHTGVQTSRPISRDSSWRDLRGGEEGQGEAKAGEKSLSQHVEAVDKRLEQSQPEYKALFKEIFSRIQKTKADINATKVKTHSSK from the exons ACTTGCACCTAGCTGCAGAGCTGGGGAAGACTCTGCTGGAGAGGAACAAGGAGCTGGAGGGGTCCCTGCAGCAGATGTACTCCACCAATGAGGAACAGGTGCAGGAGATCGAGGTGAGGGCCCTGCATGTGCTTGCCCACACCCCTCAAGGGCCCCTTGGCCT AGACATTTGCCCCTGCCCAATTCCAAAAGGTTACTCAATGTGCTTCCACCCCCAGTACCTAACCAAGCAGCTGGACACGCTGCGGCATGTGAACGAGCAGCACGCCAAAGTCTACGAGCAGCTGGACCTGACAGCCCGGGACCTGGAGCTGACCAACCACAGGCTGGTACTGGAGAGCAAGGCCGCCCAGCAGAAGATCCATGG GCTGACGGAGACCATTGAGCGCCTCCAGGCCCAGGTGGAGGAGCTGCAGGCCCAGGTGGAGCAACTAAGAGGCCTGGAGCAGCTGCAAGTGCTCCGGGAGAAGCGGGAACGCAGGCGTACCATCCACACCTTCCCCTGCCTCAAGGAGCTATGCACCAGCCCCCG GTGCAAGGATGCTTTCCGCCTACACAGTTCCTCCCTGGAGCTGGGCCCGCGGCCCCTGGAGCAGGAGAACGAGCGGCTGCAGTCCCTGGTGGGGGTGCTGCGCTCCCAGGTGAGCCAGGAGCGGCAGCGCAAGGAGCGGGCAGAGCGCGAGTACACCGCGGTGCTGCAGGAGTACTCTGAGCTGGAGCGCCAGCTATGCGAGATGGAGGCCTGTCGCCTGCGCGTGCAAGAGCTGGAGGCAGAGCTGCTGGAGCTGCAGCAGATGAAGCAGGCCAAGACCTACCTACTGGGCCCGGACGACCACCTGGCCGAGGCCCTGCTTGCACCCCTCACGCAGGCCCCTGAGGCTGACGATCCCCAGCCCGGCCGCGGCGACGACTCAGGCGCCCAGGACGGTGTCTCCTCACCTGCCGCCTCCCCAGGCCATGTGGTGCGCAAGAGCTGCAGCGACACTGCGCTTAACGCCATCGTGGCCAAAGACCCAGCCAGCCGGCACGCGGGCAACCTCACACTGCACGCCAACAGTGTGCGCAAGCGGGGCATGTCCATTCTGCGGGAGGTGGACGAGCAGTACCACGCGCTGCTTGAGAAGTACGAGGAGCTGCTTAGCAAGTGCCGGCAGCACGGGGCCGGGGTGCGGCACACCGGTGTGCAGACCTCGCGCCCCATCTCCCGGGACAGCTCGTGGAGGGACTTGCGCGGGGGTGAGGAGGGCCagggggaggccaaggcaggtgagaAGAGCCTAAGCCAGCACGTGGAGGCTGTCGACAAGCGGCTGGAGCAGAGCCAGCCCGAGTACAAGGCGCTCTTTAAGGAGATCTTCTCCAGGATCCAGAAGACCAAGGCTGACATCAACGCCACCAAAGTCAAGACGCACAGCAGCAAGTGA
- the CDR2L gene encoding cerebellar degeneration-related protein 2-like isoform X2, which produces MYSTNEEQVQEIEYLTKQLDTLRHVNEQHAKVYEQLDLTARDLELTNHRLVLESKAAQQKIHGLTETIERLQAQVEELQAQVEQLRGLEQLQVLREKRERRRTIHTFPCLKELCTSPRCKDAFRLHSSSLELGPRPLEQENERLQSLVGVLRSQVSQERQRKERAEREYTAVLQEYSELERQLCEMEACRLRVQELEAELLELQQMKQAKTYLLGPDDHLAEALLAPLTQAPEADDPQPGRGDDSGAQDGVSSPAASPGHVVRKSCSDTALNAIVAKDPASRHAGNLTLHANSVRKRGMSILREVDEQYHALLEKYEELLSKCRQHGAGVRHTGVQTSRPISRDSSWRDLRGGEEGQGEAKAGEKSLSQHVEAVDKRLEQSQPEYKALFKEIFSRIQKTKADINATKVKTHSSK; this is translated from the exons ATGTACTCCACCAATGAGGAACAGGTGCAGGAGATCGAG TACCTAACCAAGCAGCTGGACACGCTGCGGCATGTGAACGAGCAGCACGCCAAAGTCTACGAGCAGCTGGACCTGACAGCCCGGGACCTGGAGCTGACCAACCACAGGCTGGTACTGGAGAGCAAGGCCGCCCAGCAGAAGATCCATGG GCTGACGGAGACCATTGAGCGCCTCCAGGCCCAGGTGGAGGAGCTGCAGGCCCAGGTGGAGCAACTAAGAGGCCTGGAGCAGCTGCAAGTGCTCCGGGAGAAGCGGGAACGCAGGCGTACCATCCACACCTTCCCCTGCCTCAAGGAGCTATGCACCAGCCCCCG GTGCAAGGATGCTTTCCGCCTACACAGTTCCTCCCTGGAGCTGGGCCCGCGGCCCCTGGAGCAGGAGAACGAGCGGCTGCAGTCCCTGGTGGGGGTGCTGCGCTCCCAGGTGAGCCAGGAGCGGCAGCGCAAGGAGCGGGCAGAGCGCGAGTACACCGCGGTGCTGCAGGAGTACTCTGAGCTGGAGCGCCAGCTATGCGAGATGGAGGCCTGTCGCCTGCGCGTGCAAGAGCTGGAGGCAGAGCTGCTGGAGCTGCAGCAGATGAAGCAGGCCAAGACCTACCTACTGGGCCCGGACGACCACCTGGCCGAGGCCCTGCTTGCACCCCTCACGCAGGCCCCTGAGGCTGACGATCCCCAGCCCGGCCGCGGCGACGACTCAGGCGCCCAGGACGGTGTCTCCTCACCTGCCGCCTCCCCAGGCCATGTGGTGCGCAAGAGCTGCAGCGACACTGCGCTTAACGCCATCGTGGCCAAAGACCCAGCCAGCCGGCACGCGGGCAACCTCACACTGCACGCCAACAGTGTGCGCAAGCGGGGCATGTCCATTCTGCGGGAGGTGGACGAGCAGTACCACGCGCTGCTTGAGAAGTACGAGGAGCTGCTTAGCAAGTGCCGGCAGCACGGGGCCGGGGTGCGGCACACCGGTGTGCAGACCTCGCGCCCCATCTCCCGGGACAGCTCGTGGAGGGACTTGCGCGGGGGTGAGGAGGGCCagggggaggccaaggcaggtgagaAGAGCCTAAGCCAGCACGTGGAGGCTGTCGACAAGCGGCTGGAGCAGAGCCAGCCCGAGTACAAGGCGCTCTTTAAGGAGATCTTCTCCAGGATCCAGAAGACCAAGGCTGACATCAACGCCACCAAAGTCAAGACGCACAGCAGCAAGTGA